In the Olleya sp. Hel_I_94 genome, one interval contains:
- the rpsL gene encoding 30S ribosomal protein S12, with protein sequence MPTISQLVRKGRAKITKKSKSAALDSCPQRRGVCTRVYTTTPKKPNSAMRKVARVRLTNGNEVNAYIGGEGHNLQEHSIVLVRGGRVKDLPGVRYHIVRGALDTAGVAGGTQRRSKYGAKRPKS encoded by the coding sequence ATGCCAACAATTTCACAATTAGTACGAAAAGGAAGAGCCAAAATAACCAAGAAGAGTAAATCGGCTGCTTTAGATTCGTGTCCTCAAAGACGTGGTGTGTGTACTCGTGTTTATACAACGACACCTAAAAAACCTAACTCAGCAATGCGTAAGGTGGCAAGGGTTCGTTTAACAAACGGAAACGAAGTAAATGCATACATCGGTGGAGAAGGTCACAATTTACAAGAGCACTCGATAGTATTGGTTAGAGGTGGAAGGGTAAAAGATTTACCAGGAGTTAGATATCACATCGTTCGTGGTGCTTTAGACACAGCAGGTGTTGCAGGAGGAACACAACGTAGATCTAAGTATGGTGCAAAACGCCCTAAAAGTTAA